From Cervus canadensis isolate Bull #8, Minnesota chromosome 28, ASM1932006v1, whole genome shotgun sequence, one genomic window encodes:
- the EDN1 gene encoding endothelin-1 encodes MDYFPMIFALLFVVFQGAPEAAVLGTELREGAESGGEKPAPVTPWRPRRSKRCSCSSLMDKECVYFCHLDIIWVNTPEHIVPYGLGSPARSKRSLKDFFPTKATVHRKRCQCASQTDKKCWNFCQAGKELRDQDSMEKAWNNQKRGKDHSKLGEKCLHQQLVAGRKTRRLEAIRNSIKTSFHVAKLKAQLYRDKTATYNRAH; translated from the exons ATGGATTATTTCCCCATGATTTTCGCTCTGCTGTTTGTGGTTTTCCAAGGAGCTCCAGAAGCAG CGGTCCTGGGCACCGAGCTCCGCGAGGGAGCAGAGAGCGGCGGGGAGAAGCCCGCTCCCGTCACGCCCTGGAGGCCCCGCCGGTCCAAGCgctgctcctgctcctccttgATGGATAAGGAGTGTGTCTACTTCTGCCACCTGGACATCATCTGGGTCAACACTCCAGA GCACATTGTTCCATATGGACTCGGGAGCCCTGCTAGGTCCAAGCGCTCCTTAAAGGACTTCTTTCCTACAAAGGCGACAGTCCACAGGAAGAGATGCCAGTGTGCTAGCCAGACAGACAAGAAATGCTGGAATTTTTGCCAAGCAGGAAAAGAACTCAG GGACCAAGACTCCATGGAGAAAGCCTGGAACAaccaaaagagaggaaaagaccaTTCTAAACTCGGAGAGAAGTGTCTTCATCAGCAGCTCGTGGCCGGAAGGAAAACGAGAAG GTTGGAGGCCATCCGCAACAGCAtcaaaacatcttttcatgttgccAAGCTGAAAGCCCAGCTCTACAGAGATAAGACAGCGACCTACAACCGTGCTCACTGA